CCGGCCATCCACATCCTGCTAATGTTCGCGTGCACCCCCACCGACGACTGGATGCGCAGCCCCGGCACCGTCAACGCCGGCCAGTCCTGGAGCTACAACATCCCGGCCCGGCCCGGCGACGTCATCCGCCTGCAGGCCCGCGCGCTGGACAAGTTCATCAAGAAAGACCGCCTGTTCGCCGTGCACGACAACGTGTTCTTCAACCAGCACGACGAAGTGATCTGCTCTGGCCGCGGCTGGACCATCCGCCCCCTGTAACCCCGCCGCGCCCCAAGGAACCGCATTCATGACCCACGCATTCGACACCCTGAAAACCGGCCAGCAGATCGACGGCACGCCGTTTTCGCCCACCCGCGAATCCATCCGCGAGTTCTGCGAAGCCTCGCTGGATTTCAACCCCCTGCACCTGGACGACAACTACATGCAGGGCAGCTTCGGCAAGACCCACTTCGGCGGCATCATCATGCACGGCATGAACAACTTCGGCGTCATCGCCAAGATGCTGACCGACTGGCTGTACCCGCAG
This genomic window from Bordetella petrii contains:
- a CDS encoding MaoC family dehydratase, giving the protein MTHAFDTLKTGQQIDGTPFSPTRESIREFCEASLDFNPLHLDDNYMQGSFGKTHFGGIIMHGMNNFGVIAKMLTDWLYPQGGVQRRLETRWKAPVKPGDTITPRATITATRKTEKSQWATLDVQVTNQRGETVATGEAMVEFPA
- a CDS encoding MaoC family dehydratase yields the protein MTEPTFETDFWKDAQSRKIWDDIVPGQPRKTIPYTLTLEAIQKYCRVVGDMHPLYFDEEYARNSPYQGLIAPPAIHILLMFACTPTDDWMRSPGTVNAGQSWSYNIPARPGDVIRLQARALDKFIKKDRLFAVHDNVFFNQHDEVICSGRGWTIRPL